The Cydia amplana chromosome 1, ilCydAmpl1.1, whole genome shotgun sequence DNA segment CgaatgataaaataaatttgtgATTAATGGTAGAATTATGGAATGTAAGTAATCAGCTGAATATGTCATGATTTTCTTAACAGAAAAACCCAATGACCAGTGTTaccttaaaaaaaatgcaatactaaCTTTTCTATTAATTTCCTTATGTTACCAAAAAGGCACTTTACTATTATACAGTAATGCACACAGATTGTGCATTACAGACATTGGGTGCCAGAGTATGTCGTGTGTCGTACTCATGCGCTCGCCGTCGGGCGTCGTGGCCAGTAGCACTCGGACAACCACATCCTACTAAAACCACATCCTACATAATATACAGTttcattaaacatttttttacaaagaCCACTGATACCGACACAGCAATCACACAGTGGCATATTTTATGATAtcatatatattcaaatttattaccatacttattttcttaaaatcataataaacaAATAGCAGGCCTTAAGCAATCCACTGTTAATTTTACCTAGCTAAAATTAACAGTGCCTTAAAAGTCTACTTAATACCGCCTGTGGCAATATCCTACAAACCTTTTGCATCTTAATTAACACTTTATGAAGCTTATTAAACAATCTCGTTATTACCAAATGTACTGAAAAAAGCTCTTGATCAGGGTGTACTGCCTGGTGGGAGACGGCGAGGCCGCTGAGGGCAGCATCTGGGAGTCGCTGCACTTCGCCAGCCACTACAAGCTAGACAACCTGGTGGTCATCTTCGACGTCAATCGACTCGGCCAGTCGGAACCCACCTCGCTGCAGCATCACGTGAGTTTGCAACACTATTGTAAGCAAACGTACACAAGGGATTTACAACCTTATCGTAAATGTGAACAAGGGCAGCATCTGGGAGTCGCTGCACTTCGCCAGCCACTACAAGCTAGACAACCTGGTGGTCATCTTCGACGTCAACCGACTCGGCCAGTCGGAACCCACCTCGCTGCAGCATCACGTGAGTTTGCAACACTATTGTAAGGAAACGTACACAAGGGATTTACAACCTTATCGTAAATGTGAACAAGGGCAGCATCTGGGAGTCGCTGCACTTCGCCAGCCACTACAAGCTAGACAACCTGGTGGTCATCTTCGACGTCAACCGACTCGGCCAGTCGGAACCCACCTCGCTGCAGCATCACGTGAGTTTGCAACACTATTGTAAGGAAACGTACACAAGGGATTTACAACCTTATCGGAAATGTGAACAAGGGCAGCATCTGGGAGTCGCTGCACTTCGCCAGCCACTACAAGCTAGACAACCTGGTGGTCATCTTCGACGTCAACCGACTCGGCCAGTCGGAACCCACCTCGCTGCAGCATCACGTGAGTTTGCAACACTATCGTAAGGAAACGTACACAAGGGATTTACAACCTTATCGGAAATGTGAACAAGGGCAGCATCTGGGAGTCGCTGCACTTCGCGAGCCACTACAAGCTAGACAACCTGGTGGTCATCTTCGACGTCAACCGACTCGGCCAGTCGGAACCCACCTCGCTGCAGCATCACGTGAGTTTGCAACACTATCGTAAGGAAACGTACACAAGGGATTTACAACCTTATCGTAAATGTGAACAAGGGCAGCATCTGGGTGACTACATTTCGCGAGCCACTAAAAGCTAGACAATCTGGGGCCTGCTTCACAAAAGTTTGTAATTTGTACGACAATCAgaagtttatttttagtaaaaGGTATTGAAGTGACTACTGCTTTTTTACTACATCTTTTTTTTTAGAATCAGGCCCCGGCCAATCTTCAACCGGTTTGACCAGTTGGAACCAAAACACTGGGCCAGTTTTCTGGTCCAATCAAAATGATAGTTAACAATATTTGAGGCGATATGAGactacaatattttttgcacAGTAAGAAAGCGGCAACTAGTCACAATTTCACCAGTTATCGTAGACATGCTGTGCTATAGATATTGATTATGAATGTATGCACCACTACAATGCAGCGATTCACAGTACTATATATTGTGAATTGCAATCGAGTGGTGCAAGAGCAAACCGTGCGTCGTACTCATGCGCCCGCCGTCGGACGACGTGGTCAGTAGCGTTCGAACACTTTTCATAAACCAATATAGAAGTCCAGACACCCTTTGAATGTAGAATTGCTCAACGTCTGTACAGTTCCGATTACTAGTATATAGGCTTATTGTCACATTTCTTCGATATAGTTATGAATATTACAGGAAAAGTTAAGTAATatacctggcggcctagccaaggtgacggtCGCTTGCGCTTCACtttcgaatcgctttgtgtctctctatcactcttccatattagtgcgacagtgacagttgcgtttcgatcgctacggagcgtaagcgattggcacgttggctacgcggcctgtatgAATACGCGAATTCAGAAGCGTTTAAGGCTTCAAATGTAATAATACATTCACAGTAACTTTCTATTGTATGTATCAGGAAAACttattacgtttttttttttcaaagtgttCATATCGGTTTTAACCAATAATATGTTTCTCTTCACTGAGCCAGCAAGCTTATTCTGCCAGCAACTTCAAATCACACtacaaataatagtacattattgtcgaggttcggaagtagctacttgcaggctgaggattcgttttaaacggacgaccttgggagtccgtttaattgaatccgaagccagcaagtagccttccagccgagtcatatatagtgcttttctcaaaaatggtgcaagaaatagaaatattttacagaacttacagaagcaacattCTAATTGTCacagaaaaaatacaaccattaaaaaaatttgcttgccgcctttaaaaaaaaaagaagtgtatttttctgctgaaaatacgccaacctatttgagacacctaaataatcgcggtaccaacattaagcctgtaacagactatcgcaccgcaccgcgaccttggagcgtcgcacccataagtgagagcgagaaagagatatctgtttcacccataagtgagagggagaaagagatatctgtttctcgctctcacttatgggtgcgacgctccatggtcgcggtgcggtgcgatagtctgttataggctttataataataataatataagtgctgatcatctgtttggctgtttaagggacctatgccttcatttgatatggccatttaaagttttaaaaagtttggaactcgttaaataatggaatttgtatgcgacattgcagtcccgaaatcgagactgcaatgtttttaactttttaattttttgaatgaccataaactacgcacttcgcgacctattttttaaccggcaacgtcgactttgccgtccatttttgagaaaagtactTTCTCTGGCCAGGTGGAAGTATACGACGCTCGGCTGAAGTCGTTCGGCTTCCACTCGCTAGTTGTCGACGGGCACGACGTGACCGAGCTGGTGAAGGCCTTCGACGAGGCCGCGACCGTCTCCGGCAAGCCCACGGCGCTCGTCGCCAAGACCTTCAAGGGCAAGGGCTTCCCCGGCATCGAGGATCTCGAGAACTGGCATGGAAAGGCTCTTGGCGCTGATGGCGAGAAGGTCATCAAGGTTAGTTTATTTAAAACTCTTCATTAATAttacaatgtttatttattaacgGATTTGTTACATGCtcgaaacaaaagaaaaatactgaAGAAGATACTGGTACCTATCAGCAAATTCCTCAAAATCATCAATCACCAGATTTTCCCCAATATAGTATACAAAATGATTCTAAGGAATGGGGAGTGATGATTATTTTGTATATCATTGGATTTACTCCTTAACAAGGATCGTAAGGCATGATATTGTGGAAGAAACTTACATGTGTAAAGTAGACCAGTGCTGGCCTGTTTATcagaagcttgtaacttgtaatacaaccaaagctgtcaaaaagggacttccacttgtattacaagttacaagcttttgataaacagggcacaggtaGTCAACTCTTAAAGAATCTTCTGAATCTTAATGTTGCATTTACTCTCAAACTTCTATctacaaattatatacctactgcaCTACATTATTTATACCGCAGTGTACACAGATTGTGCATTGCAACTAAGTAGTGCTAGagtaaaccgtgcgtcgtactCACGCGTCCGCCGTCGGGCGAAGTGGCCAGTAGCGTTCGGACACTAAACACAATTGCTGCACCAATTGTTTTGTTCAGCCCGatgcatagatggtaggatcctaatggatgcatccgtgagggacaaaacataggtaaTGCGACACTGATtgatcgaatttatttgttgcccaccataatccatactaatttatggtggggaataaaaaaaaagtgagactgtgacaacgACAAAcagtaatagcgctttcgctgctactcctacgaaagatacataagactatcccgtttggtcatttccccccacccctctgatccagttaaaatactagattcatggctcGATACCAAAACCAACGTTTAACGAGCTCTTTTTACCCTACAGCACCTGCAGTCGCAGATCAAGAACAACACAATCTCGCTGAAGCCCAAGGCGCCGCTAGCGGAGGCGCCGCGCGTCCACATCGGCGACATCACGCTGTCGTCTCCGCCCGCGTACAAACAGGGCGAGCAGGTCGCCACCCGCCTCGCTTATGGCACCGCGCTCAAGAAGATCGCCGACACCAACCTGAGGTGAGACACTCATTCATACAACCAGTACTGCTGGATGTAACTCGCCGATGAACTtactacttaaaaataaaaaaaccggccaagtgcgagtcggactcgcgcacggagggttccgcaccatcaacaaaaaatagagcaaaacaagcaaaaaaacggtcacccatccaagtactgaccccgcccgacgttgcttaacttcggtcaaaaatcacgtttgttgtatgggagccccacttaaatctttattttattctgtttttagtatttgttgttatagcggcaacagaaatacatcatctgtgaaaatttcaactgtctagctatcacggttcgtgagatacagcctggtgacagacggacagacggacggacggacagcggagtcttagtaatagggtcccgtttttaccctttgggtacggaaccctaaaaagtaacctCGACTAGATTAGGGAGAGGACCTCTGATGCTCGCGAGggttcgtacctggtgcaaaggttggccatcgctatccaacgtggcaacgcggccaGTGTGATGGGCACTTGCATCCGTTACAGCTCGCAGAGGTCTTTTTTAGATTAGTTTATTcgttaatttagatatttttaagtttttttttcaggacTGTATATACCATTAAAGAAATTTGCCGAATCCTCAACTTGATCTTAGTATTTCGATTACTATACCAATTTTATAGGTTGTTGCTCATAGGGATGTAATATTTACTGGTTCTTAATTATTTCAGAGTAATTGCTCTCGACGGTGACACTAAGAACTCGACCTTCAGTGACAAACTTCGCAACGCGTACCCTGAGAGGTAAGATTATGAGTAGCATTTTTCCTCATCTTTAGTTAGAAAACTGTATTCATTTCAAATGTAATACCTAAGATATGAACTGTCGGGCCCAGCAGTAAAGCCCCGTGtcctgtcaaatcccacgatatgacgtcaccataagcgtagcggctcatatatgagccgtgggagctgacgaGTTAATGGCGCAAAGTGTAAATGTCTACTTTAAATTTCCAATTCGGGCCAAAAGGTGGCAGACCCTTTAACGTGTACTGTCCCTATAATTGTTACGAACATTTTAACTCTTTAACCGCCAAAGATGACAACTGACGCGCTCGTCTACAGCCCAATaccaaccttcgtgcattccaacaaggttcacgatgacgcgccaaTCACAATAGGCGTGGCGTTTAAAAAGTCCACTAGACTATAAACTCTTCAATACTATTTAGTATAATGGATCATGTTAACTCACTTCATTTCAGCACGAAGTTACAAACATGAACACTATTTAAATGTTTCAGATACATCGAGTGCTTCATCGCGGAGCAGAACCTGGTGGGCGTGGCCACCGGTGCCGCCTGCCGCGACCGCACCGTCGCTTTCGTCTCCACTTTCGCTGCCTTCTTCACCAGGACCTTCGACCAGGTctgtatatgtgacgttccacggcaaaaggtaccttatggcagttggcgcttacgtcgcatagcgccgcaataataatagcgcgcggcggcggagcggcgttaataatagcgtaagcgccaacggccataaggtacctttatccgtgggacgtcacatatgaaTTATAAGTTCTTTATAAACTAACGGTATCCAGTACATGAatgtgggtcaatcaactatttcttgtttttattctgtcccatcagcgaggagacaatagcaGCATAGATTTTTAGAAGAACTGccgtaccatgttctactaacatgctcagtagatgtcccattatggaaaggtcttataactaccataaaatgcatttggttcatttaaatacgaaaaacctataattttaagagtgactcaggagaccgcaACCATAGcgacgtgtgacaagaaaaagttgattaacccatgtACAGAGAGCTGCAAAAGAGCAAATGACGAACCAAACTTGTTTTTACAGCAAAGATAGTAGTAGTAACTTTAGTAAATGTTTTtgtgaatgcattttattttgacatgtaaaatttaatgtacattttcaataagaaataaattaatctaatctaatcagaTCCGCATGGGCGCCATCAGCCAGAGCAACATCAACCTGGTGGGCTCGCACTGCGGCGTCAGCATCGGCGAGGACGGGCCCTCGCAGATGGGGCTCGAGGACCTGGCGCTGTTCCGCGCCGTGCCAACCGCCACCGTCTTCTACCCCTCGTGAGTACAATGTTGCAGATCCGCATGGGCGCCATCAGCCAGAGCAACATCAACCTGGTGGGCTCGCACTGCGGCGTCAGTATCGGCGAGGACGGGCCCTCGCAGATGGGGCTCGAGGACCTCGCGCTGTTCCGCGCCGTGCCAACCGCCACCGTCTTCTACCCCTCGTGAGTACAATGTTGCAGATCCGCATGGGCGCCATCAGCCAGAGCAACATCAACCTGGTGGGCTCGCACTGCGGCGTCAGTATCGGCGAGGACGGGCCCTCTCAGATGGGGCTCGAGGACCTGGCGCTGTTCCGCGCCGTGCCAACCGCCACCGTCTTCTACCCCTCGTAAGTACAATGTTGCAGATCCGCATGGGCGCCATCAGCCAGAGCAACATCAACCTGGTGGGCTCGCACTGCGGCGTCAGCATCGGCGAGGACGGGCCCTCGCAGATGGGGCTCGAGGACCTGGCGCTGTTCCGCGCCGTGCCAACCGCCACCGTCTTCTACCCCTCGTAAGTACAATGTTGCAGATCCGCATGGGCGCCATCAGCCAGAGCAACATCAACCTGGTGGGCTCGCACTGCGGCGTCAGTATCGGCGAGGACGGGCCCTCGCAGATGGGGCTCGAGGACCTGGCGCTGTTCCGCGCCGTGCCAACCGCCACCGTCTTCTACCCCTCGTAAGTACAATGTTGCAGATCCGCATGGGCGCCATCAGCCAGAGCAACATCAACCTGGTGGGCTCGCACTGCGGCGTCAGTATCGGCGAGGACGGGCCCTCGCAGATGGGGCTCGAGGACCTCGCGCTGTTCCGCGCCGTGCCAACCGCCACCGTCTTCTACCCCTCGTAAGTACATCATAAACCTGGTTGACCACAAAGTATGGTCCTTCAAATATGAGGTCAAAGATTTTGGGCGTCAACCCTTTGTTATGCTttgttttcctaggatagcggtgccgttatatagcggccgtctccgtacaaatactacgacatccatatttagccgtattatttagtatggagacggccgctatatgacggcaccgctatcctaggaaatcCGATCTTAAGTGGCAAGATTCTTCGTAATCATTGTAAATATAAACTGACAATGTCAACAGCTGTGTTTATGCTTAACCCTTAAGTTTCGCCATTTCCAGCGGATTGACACTTCATTATTTTGGTAAAACTTTCACATGACACGTGGAGAGCAATAAGCCCTTGTACTAGAAAACTTTTATATAATTCTAAACTGCACTACATTATTTATATTGCAGTGTACACAAATTGTCCATTGCAACTAAGTGGTGCTAGAGTAAACTGTGCGTCGTACTCACGCGCCCGCCGTCGGGTGACGTGGTCAGTAGCGTTCGAACAAACTTTCCAAGATATTGTAAAGTTGAGTATGAATCAGATATGTGAGAAAAAATCCAACGATAAAAAATTTCGCAACTAAGTAGCATTGGGGCccttttctcaaaagcttgtaacttgtaatacaagtggatgtcactttgtgacagcttttgttagaaagaacTTCCActtatattacaagttacaagcttttgataaaccgGTCCCTGTAGGACAGTTATCACTGATTCAAATCAGCAAATTACATTTACCTATTTCTATTTACCCTTTAAAGTCTTTAAACGTCAGATATTAGAAGTGATTCATTACACTGCAACCTTGTTACTACAAGGAAATCAATACTAttgatgcaccggatatccgatTACTATTCGGTATcaggcctatccggccgttattttagtatccggccggataccgaatagtaaaattaacacattttcgCGTATTAAGCATCTTCTTTGTCCACTTCATAATACTTCCAAAGCGGAGATCTTTTTGTAGCCATTTTTCATAActatgctaacgacacagtagataaaaatgaatacgtaaccaatgtcacacaatgcACTTATTTGTTtccacaaaaatacgcgcgcgcacttgtaactataaacgaacttactacgtaatgacatgataaaactcgttacgatcctagaaatgtgtccgcgcgaactttcactacgaaacagtacggttaccatcagtttgtcacacataaacgccgtcgagaacgtaatttactttcttaaaATGTTTCTTGAGCAATAGATGTTGTAATTTCCAGTGACGCCGTGTCGACGGAGCGCGCCGTGGAGCTGGCCGCCAACACCAAGGGCATCTGCTACATCCGCACCTCCCGCCCCAACACCACCATGCTCTACCCCAACGACGAGGTCTTCAAGGTCAGTCGACTTTCATTCTACTATAGACTACCtatatagtacggctcttctcaggtgaacttttcgcttcgaaccttaatctttcaaacaaaggccattgtctctattatcgcaaagccgctagctcccgacttagcacgtgccagtacaacattcatattgaaaaacaaccggtatcgttatagtattaaggttcaaatttaatgtcactgatattctagatattacgttttggtagtgtaggacgatagaccgtcccgaagcgatacggcactcatattattttgatacttagtgtggtgttaaaaatgaaacatggttatttattatattgttttatttaaattattagcttgcggtggtaaatgtaataatttacaaagatgcagccGCAACGTAGCCGATTACGTAGTCAGCGGCGAACAATCTTGTTTTTCAAGAGAACAAGACAAGGTTTACTTATGTGCAAATAATTCTGGATAACTGGCCACTGAATAAGACGATGCGTACTCAGAAAGCGAGTTTATTTAGACTCACCCGAAAACTTTTTTACGATGAAAAGTTGGCGTACTTTGCATGATTAGGTACTTTAGAATCTAAAGTTTAGATGGACACTAAATTATGTGACTCAACAGACTATTTCGTCATTGAAtgtatatttatgaaaatgatcTGGCAAGAAGTTGGGTATACTTCCGTGGTTGcagtgacaatgcaataatatgttatttatAAGCTTGTTaaaattgtaggtatatttaaataacttcGTTGTGTTTCAGGTCGGACAAGCTAAGGTCGTCCGTCAGTCTCCCAAGGACCAGGTTCTGCTGATCGGCGCCGGCATCACGCTGCACGAGTCCGTCGCCGCCGCGGAGGCGCTCAAGGCTGAAGGTATTATTTACCACCTTAATATCTACTTAGTCATAAAGTTgctttttctccaatatgctcggaaatgttcaccttattgtagcaaaaatagtacaggaagttattgtcaaactctaatttaaaaaaatcaaactatcgctgtcctgttctagcggacgggaatgaaaaaaacactacagtaataacttattactgtagtgttttttactttttaaaaataaaaaacgcaaacgccaattattaaagccgcgagccgcgtctacacgacccgatcagctatcatttcaagctatacgatagagtgagatagtgagataaacgaccttacttgtctcgttcttacaagaccgttgtgctcgtgtatgatcgtgcgaatactgcttaataaaatcaaagattatttttatatttttttaaggatctcatccgtgtacataaagtttatatagtttgtcaaaggactttctcatttcaaacatagacagagagaatcatactatctttgtctttcactagtactagtacccaaaagaaaaggataggtatagttttcctggttcttactgactgacaaattggtttgactaactatattgcacaattatattgaatgaacgaatattgaatggtactgaatggcagaataactttgtgaccttaacttttaaaaattaatttagagggaaattgttttgacatttttgatgtgaaggttcgatttgagtcatgcttgatgcttaaataattactattttaccttatttcctcgcatgtttggagaaaagcactatatatgcctcggcaggaatagcaattcgtggattcgtcttctttgtcggactccgcttcgcgtcgtccgacaaaatcgaaactcatccacgaattgccctttcccggcctctgcaataatgtactattaacaaTCAATCCAAGCACGACGATGCCTGGTTTTctcattaaaagaaaaacgcatGAGGCGCCACGAGCACGCCTCCAACCCCcgcccaatgatattatataactatagataggttatactcatacttaaggagcacaaaaaatacttccatatttatttctgtgcctacgaagaaatctgttatttttgattaatttactcatcccatccatctttgtcacactcgttgtcaaacataaggtcgtttctttctctttcggtgggcgggagctcgttagcacgtgtacatttctcgcttgtccagccgcgactaaagacaacttgtccaatttgtcacaaggtacgcgcttcaattttggaacgcctataacctatcttgagttataaatcattgccccCGCCCACCTGGGGGAGCATACACCTGCTGCGTGTGTGGCCGAGGGATCCTCTCGTATAAGGCTTTACAGCCTCGAACTTAAGTGTCGTAACCGAGATGCTGcttaaacatctgacacagatggtaaaagcctattattattatctacttagtCATAAAAGTACTGGTAGTGATCCATCAATAATCCTTGAAGCACTGCGTCGTTACAGCGGCATACTTAATTAGTGTGTAGCATTGACGCGGTGCTAGAGCAAACCGTGCGTCGTACTCACGCGCCCGCCGTCGAGCGACGTGGTCAGTAGCGTTCGGACATAGGTATTCAAAATAAACAACTTTCAATGCGTGTTGGAGTTAGCCTTGTTAATAACTATTTCAAATCTGTAGCGTAAGTAGTCGATATTTAGCGATGTGACAGACAGTGAGAtagagtcgcaccataagggtcCCTTTTTACCTTTTTTGGGTATGGAACCACCTTTTAACCTTTTACATACGTGCTCCGTGAACAAATTGTTTTATGTAGCACTAAAAAACGAACAGCAGATCACTAGGCGTAGATAATGTACTTCTTTTACCTGCCTAAACAAGCCAGTAAGAACTGAAAAATGTAAAGtattactttaaataaataaataaaataaatattaattgacatttttacacaagttgactaagccccacggtaagctcaagaaggcttgtgttgtgggtactcagacaatgatagatataatatacaaatacttaaatacatagaaaacaaccatgactcaggaacaaatatctgtgctcatcacacaaataaatgaccTTACTTACAGAAACTTTTAAACTTTGAAAGAACAATGTGTATAAAAGGCACACAAAATCCTTCGTCTAAAAGTATGATGGCGTATAACAATTGAATATTGTTTGTAGGCATCAACGCCCGCGTGCTGGACCCGTTTACCATCAAGCCGCTGGACGAAGCGGCCGTGCTGGACAACGCGCGCGCCTGCGGCGGCCGTATCGTCGTCGTGGAAGACCACTATCAAGCCGGTGAGTTGCATTCGCACGTCTTAACCTTTTTcaactaaaaataacttgtagATTTTCAAGATGTCGATTTCATTTTTGGAAATTTCGATCCA contains these protein-coding regions:
- the LOC134648672 gene encoding transketolase-like protein 2, yielding MKGDKNVDVQALKDIANKLRIDSIVATNASKSGHPTSCASMAEIMSVLFFHTMRYKISAPRDPSADRFILSKGHAAPILYAAWAEAGLFPVEDLKNLRKIDNDLEGHPTPRLNFVDVGTGSLGQGLAVAAGMAYVGKYFDQTPYRVYCLVGDGEAAEGSIWESLHFASHYKLDNLVVIFDVNRLGQSEPTSLQHHVEVYDARLKSFGFHSLVVDGHDVTELVKAFDEAATVSGKPTALVAKTFKGKGFPGIEDLENWHGKALGADGEKVIKHLQSQIKNNTISLKPKAPLAEAPRVHIGDITLSSPPAYKQGEQVATRLAYGTALKKIADTNLRVIALDGDTKNSTFSDKLRNAYPERYIECFIAEQNLVGVATGAACRDRTVAFVSTFAAFFTRTFDQIRMGAISQSNINLVGSHCGVSIGEDGPSQMGLEDLALFRAVPTATVFYPSDAVSTERAVELAANTKGICYIRTSRPNTTMLYPNDEVFKVGQAKVVRQSPKDQVLLIGAGITLHESVAAAEALKAEGINARVLDPFTIKPLDEAAVLDNARACGGRIVVVEDHYQAGGIGEAVLSAVALQRDVVVKHVFVAKVPRSGPPAALLDKYGISAPHIASAAKAVLKA